One genomic region from Cataglyphis hispanica isolate Lineage 1 chromosome 11, ULB_Chis1_1.0, whole genome shotgun sequence encodes:
- the LOC126853123 gene encoding pancreas transcription factor 1 subunit alpha isoform X1 yields MYSMDHLERDMMNRQYIYEAHNFLGNPAIPALPPHCGVPTTATLPTVIPSQLPSSHHPSGSTGSTSGSEHYLYDENSSDNESAYSSDQENHTRERSRGNRRSGASGKCPRQVQVQQRQAANMRERRRMQNINDAFEGLRAHIPTLPYEKRLSKVDTLKLAIGYINFLNELVRMDKSNDPLTGSSGLSRCSKDDKKIIVRGCGGNPFISHSLSWSRKSDISPNGTMYAKVWTPEDPRASKSGTPFE; encoded by the exons atgtATTCGATGGACCATCTTGAGAGAGACATGATGAATCGGCAATACATATACGAGGCGCACAACTTCCTGGGGAATCCGGCGATCCCGGCGTTGCCGCCTCATTGCGGCGTGCCAACAACGGCGACGCTTCCTACTGTCATCCCGTCGCAGCTGCCGTCATCTCATCATCCCTCCGGTAGCACCGGTAGCACTAGCGGCAGTGAGCATTACCTGTACGATGAAAACAGCAGCGACAACGAGAGTGCCTATAGCAGCGATCAAGAGAATCACACGAGGGA ACGAAGTCGAGGCAATCGACGCAGCGGAGCATCGGGAAAATGCCCGAGACAGGTACAGGTACAGCAGCGGCAGGCGGCGAATATGAGGGAGCGAAGacgtatgcaaaatataaacgatGCTTTCGAGGGTCTGAGGGCCCATATACCGACTTTGCCGTATGAGAAGAGGCTATCGAAGGTTGACACGCTGAAGCTCGCGATCGGTTACATAAACTTCCTCAACGAGCTCGTCCGGATGGACAAGAGTAACGATCCGTTGACGGGCAGTAGCGGTCTCTCGAGATGTTCCAAGGACGATAAGAAGATCATAGTCCGTG GATGCGGTGGAAATCCGTTTATCTCGCATTCGCTCTCGTGGTCGAGAAAATCGGATATCTCGCCGAATGGTACGATGTACGCGAAAGTTTGGACGCCGGAGGATCCGCGAGCGTCCAAAAGCGGGACGCCTTTCGAGTAG
- the LOC126853123 gene encoding pancreas transcription factor 1 subunit alpha isoform X2 — protein MYSMDHLERDMMNRQYIYEAHNFLGNPAIPALPPHCGVPTTATLPTVIPSQLPSSHHPSGSTGSTSGSEHYLYDENSSDNESAYSSDQENHTRERSRGNRRSGASGKCPRQVQVQQRQAANMRERRRMQNINDAFEGLRAHIPTLPYEKRLSKVDTLKLAIGYINFLNELVRMDKSNDPLTGSSGLSRCSKDDKKIIVRCGGNPFISHSLSWSRKSDISPNGTMYAKVWTPEDPRASKSGTPFE, from the exons atgtATTCGATGGACCATCTTGAGAGAGACATGATGAATCGGCAATACATATACGAGGCGCACAACTTCCTGGGGAATCCGGCGATCCCGGCGTTGCCGCCTCATTGCGGCGTGCCAACAACGGCGACGCTTCCTACTGTCATCCCGTCGCAGCTGCCGTCATCTCATCATCCCTCCGGTAGCACCGGTAGCACTAGCGGCAGTGAGCATTACCTGTACGATGAAAACAGCAGCGACAACGAGAGTGCCTATAGCAGCGATCAAGAGAATCACACGAGGGA ACGAAGTCGAGGCAATCGACGCAGCGGAGCATCGGGAAAATGCCCGAGACAGGTACAGGTACAGCAGCGGCAGGCGGCGAATATGAGGGAGCGAAGacgtatgcaaaatataaacgatGCTTTCGAGGGTCTGAGGGCCCATATACCGACTTTGCCGTATGAGAAGAGGCTATCGAAGGTTGACACGCTGAAGCTCGCGATCGGTTACATAAACTTCCTCAACGAGCTCGTCCGGATGGACAAGAGTAACGATCCGTTGACGGGCAGTAGCGGTCTCTCGAGATGTTCCAAGGACGATAAGAAGATCATAGTCC GATGCGGTGGAAATCCGTTTATCTCGCATTCGCTCTCGTGGTCGAGAAAATCGGATATCTCGCCGAATGGTACGATGTACGCGAAAGTTTGGACGCCGGAGGATCCGCGAGCGTCCAAAAGCGGGACGCCTTTCGAGTAG